In a single window of the Lynx canadensis isolate LIC74 chromosome E2, mLynCan4.pri.v2, whole genome shotgun sequence genome:
- the LOC115502298 gene encoding zinc finger and SCAN domain-containing protein 4-like, translating into MALDLRISCQGEPSRDVPGSEDLEHKPSQGPAIQGAEIYEFPSTQLRLFQNSNNSCAREELQNLYNLFHSWLQPEKHSKDEIISRLVLEQFMINGHCSDRSVLKEKWNTSGRNMEKFMENLTDDGMKPPGLVHVHMQGQEALFSENMPLREVIVHFTKQLSAGTPTGENMGTPSCTPQDTSLATGRGDENKENGGNIDQVNDGITSQGNESPSLLIIQEEGCPRPEDDSVSLKNPVSSGRAGLAISGSQEGCPKGPPYQDILMEVGPGFLSQPVKVTPEPVPTHQNEGIATCEGLQERSHEASKPYRCEKCPKIFRYFSQLKAHQRRHNNERTFICAECNKGFFQASDLHVHQMIHAREKPFTCSTCEKSFSHKTNLKAHERIHTGEKPYACSLCRRSYRQSSTYHRHLRTHQKMAFRSAPSTPEASSTAAPM; encoded by the exons ATGGCTTTAGATCTCAGAATTTCATGTCAGGGAGAACCATCTAGGGATGTCCCTGGGTCAGAAGACCTAGAGCATAAGCCCAGCCAAGGACCAGCCATTCAGGGGGCAGAGATCTATGAGTTCCCCAGCACTCAGCTCAGGTTATTTCAAAACAGTAATAACTCATGCGCAAGGGAGGAACTGCAAAATCTCTACAACTTATTTCACTCATGGCTGCAGCCAGAAAAACACAGCAAGGATGAAATTATTTCTCGTTTGGTCCTGGAACAGTTTATGATCAATGGCCACTGCAGTGACAGGTCCGTGttgaaagagaaatggaatacAAGTGGCAGAAACATGGAGAAATTCATGGAAAATCTAACTGACGATGGCATGAAACCACCTGGATTA GTCCACGTCCACATGCAGGGACAGGAAGCCCTCTTTTCTGAGAATATGCCCTTAAGAGAAGTCATTGTTCATTTCACCAAACAGTTGTCAGCAGGAACCCCAACAGGAGAGAACATGGGGACACCGTCCTGTACTCCCCAGGATACTTCCCTGGCAACGGGACGAG gagatgaaaataaagaaaatggtggCAACATTGACCAAGTAAATGATGGTATTACTAGTCAAGGCAATGAAAGCCCTTCCCTACTCATTATCCAGGAAGAGGGCTGTCCTAGGCCTGAAGACGACAGTGTTTCTTTGAAGAATCCAGTCAGCTCTGGAAGAGCAGGTCTAGCTATCTCCGGGTCCCAGGAGGGGTGTCCAAAAGGACCCCCTTATCAAGATATCCTTATGGAGGTGGGACCAGGGTTTCTCTCTCAGCCAGTCAAGGTCACCCCTGAGCCTGTTCCTACCCACCAGAATGAGGGAATCGCCACATGTGAGGGACTCCAAGAAAGATCCCATGAAGCCTCCAAACCATATAGATGTGAAAAGTGTCCCAAGATCTTTAGGTATTTCTCTCAGCTAAAAGCCCATCAGAGAAGACACAATAATGAGAGGACATTTATTTGTGCCGAGTGTAACAAAGGCTTCTTCCAAGCATCAGACCTACACGTGCACCAGATGATTCACGCAAGAGAGAAGCCTTTCACGTGCAGCACGTGTGAAAAGTCCTTCAGCCACAAAACCAACCTCAAGGCTCATGAGAGAATCCACACAGGAGAGAAGCCCTACGCGTGTTCCCTTTGCCGGAGAAGCTACCGCCAGTCATCCACCTATCACCGCCACCTGAGGACTCACCAGAAAATGGCCTTCAGAAGTGCTCCTTCCACACCAGAAGCTTCCTCAACTGCAGCCCCAATGTaa
- the LOC115502274 gene encoding zinc finger protein 154-like isoform X2, with product MAVAAPRDPAEGRVTFEDVAVYFSGEEWGLLDEAQRCLYQDVMLETLAHITSLGCWHGAGDEEAPEQSVSVQGVSRGRTSKAAVSSQKAPPREVCVPDLRELLHSTEHHATPGGQKLHKMGACDKQVYFDTDLAHQQQRTGEKCFGSNRGGASSWKDYTFCVSGKPFSCGEVVRDLLASSRFLQDRATHAREKSDRRAECGAASHGRRTPCTSGEGAKDLTCRHTLVRHQRHLSRERCFMCSECGKSFSKSYSLSDHWRVHTGEKPYECGQCGKSFRQSSSLIQHRRVHTGARPHECDECGKLFSNKSNLIKHRRIHTGERPYECSECGKSFSESSALLQHRSVHTGERPYECSECGKFFTYHSSLIKHQRVHSGSRPYECSECGKSFTQNSSLIEHRRVHSGERPYKCSECEKSFSQSSALLQHRRVHTGERPYECSECGKFFTYSSSLLKHQRVHTGSRPYECAECGKSFTQNSSLIKHRRVHTGERPYECSECGKSFSHSSSLIKHRKVHTG from the exons ATGGCGGTGGCCGCGCCCAGGGACCCGGCTGAG GGCAGGGTGACCTTCGAAGACGTGGCCGTGTACTTCTCCGGGGAGGAATGGGGTCTCCTGGACGAGGCCCAGAGATGTCTGTACCAGGATGTGATGCTGGAGACCTTGGCCCATATAACCTCCTTGG gCTGCTGGCATGGAGCAGGGGACGAGGAGGCACCCGAGCAGAGCGTGTCTGTACAAGGAGTGTCACGGGGCAGGACTTCCAAGGCGGCTGTGTCCTCCCAGAAGGCCCCCCCTCGTGAGGTGTGTGTCCCGGACTTGAGGGAACTTTTACATTCGACCGAGCACCACGCGACACCTGGTGGACAGAAACTGCACAAGATGGGGGCGTGTGACAAGCAGGTGTATTTCGACACAGACCTTGCGCACCAGCAGCAGCGCACTGGAGAGAAATGCTTCGGGAGCAACAGGGGCGGAGCCTCTTCTTGGAAGGACTACACATTCTGTGTGTCCGGGAAGCCCTTTTCCTGTGGCGAGGTTGTGAGGGACTTGTTGGCGAGCTCGAGATTCCTCCAGGATCGGGCCACACACGCCAGGGAGAAGTCAGACAGGAGAGCTGAGTGCGGGGCGGCCTCTCACGGAAGGAGAACTCCGTGCACCTCGGGAGAGGGCGCCAAGGACCTCACTTGCAGACACACCCTTGTTCGTCACCAGAGACACCTCAGCAGAGAGAGATGCTTCatgtgcagtgaatgtgggaaatcttttagCAAAAGCTACAGCCTCAGTGACCACTGGAGAGTGCACACTGGGGAAAAGCCTTATGAGTGTGGGCAATGTGGGAAGTCCTTTAGGCAAAGCTCCAGCCTCATTCAACACCGGAGGGTTCACACTGGAGCAAGGCCTCACGAGTGTGACGAATGTGGGAAATTATTTAGCAACAAGTCCAACCTCATTAAACATCggagaattcacactggagaaCGGCCGTACGAGTGCAGCGAATGCGGGAAGTCCTTCAGCGAGAGCTCTGCGCTCCTTCAACACCGGAGTGTGCACACTGGAGAGAGGCCTTATGAGTGCAGCGAATGTGGGAAGTTCTTTACCTACCACTCCAGCCTCATAAAACACCAGAGAGTTCACTCAGGATCAAGGCCCTACGAGTGCAGCGAATGCGGAAAATCCTTTACTCAGAATTCCAGCCTCATCGAACACCGAAGAGTCCACAGCGGAGAAAGGCCTTATAAGTGCAGCGAATGTGAGAAATCCTTTAGCCAAAGCTCTGCGCTTCTTCAACATCGGAGGGTTCACACTGGAGAGAGGCCTTATGAGTGCAGCGAATGTGGGAAATTCTTTACTTACAGTTCCAGTCTCCTAAAACACCAGAGAGTACACACTGGATCGAGGCCTTACGAGTGCGCCGAATGTGGAAAATCCTTTACTCAGAACTCTAGCCTCATTAAACACAGGAGAGTgcacactggagaaaggccttatgagtgCAGCGAATGTGGGAAGTCCTTTAGCCATAGCTCCAGCCTCATTAAGCACCGGAAAGTGCACACCGGGTAA
- the LOC115502274 gene encoding zinc finger protein 154-like isoform X3, translating to MLETLAHITSLGCWHGAGDEEAPEQSVSVQGVSRGRTSKAAVSSQKAPPREVCVPDLRELLHSTEHHATPGGQKLHKMGACDKQVYFDTDLAHQQQRTGEKCFGSNRGGASSWKDYTFCVSGKPFSCGEVVRDLLASSRFLQDRATHAREKSDRRAECGAASHGRRTPCTSGEGAKDLTCRHTLVRHQRHLSRERCFMCSECGKSFSKSYSLSDHWRVHTGEKPYECGQCGKSFRQSSSLIQHRRVHTGARPHECDECGKLFSNKSNLIKHRRIHTGERPYECSECGKSFSESSALLQHRSVHTGERPYECSECGKFFTYHSSLIKHQRVHSGSRPYECSECGKSFTQNSSLIEHRRVHSGERPYKCSECEKSFSQSSALLQHRRVHTGERPYECSECGKFFTYSSSLLKHQRVHTGSRPYECAECGKSFTQNSSLIKHRRVHTGERPYECSECGKSFSHSSSLIKHRKVHTG from the exons ATGCTGGAGACCTTGGCCCATATAACCTCCTTGG gCTGCTGGCATGGAGCAGGGGACGAGGAGGCACCCGAGCAGAGCGTGTCTGTACAAGGAGTGTCACGGGGCAGGACTTCCAAGGCGGCTGTGTCCTCCCAGAAGGCCCCCCCTCGTGAGGTGTGTGTCCCGGACTTGAGGGAACTTTTACATTCGACCGAGCACCACGCGACACCTGGTGGACAGAAACTGCACAAGATGGGGGCGTGTGACAAGCAGGTGTATTTCGACACAGACCTTGCGCACCAGCAGCAGCGCACTGGAGAGAAATGCTTCGGGAGCAACAGGGGCGGAGCCTCTTCTTGGAAGGACTACACATTCTGTGTGTCCGGGAAGCCCTTTTCCTGTGGCGAGGTTGTGAGGGACTTGTTGGCGAGCTCGAGATTCCTCCAGGATCGGGCCACACACGCCAGGGAGAAGTCAGACAGGAGAGCTGAGTGCGGGGCGGCCTCTCACGGAAGGAGAACTCCGTGCACCTCGGGAGAGGGCGCCAAGGACCTCACTTGCAGACACACCCTTGTTCGTCACCAGAGACACCTCAGCAGAGAGAGATGCTTCatgtgcagtgaatgtgggaaatcttttagCAAAAGCTACAGCCTCAGTGACCACTGGAGAGTGCACACTGGGGAAAAGCCTTATGAGTGTGGGCAATGTGGGAAGTCCTTTAGGCAAAGCTCCAGCCTCATTCAACACCGGAGGGTTCACACTGGAGCAAGGCCTCACGAGTGTGACGAATGTGGGAAATTATTTAGCAACAAGTCCAACCTCATTAAACATCggagaattcacactggagaaCGGCCGTACGAGTGCAGCGAATGCGGGAAGTCCTTCAGCGAGAGCTCTGCGCTCCTTCAACACCGGAGTGTGCACACTGGAGAGAGGCCTTATGAGTGCAGCGAATGTGGGAAGTTCTTTACCTACCACTCCAGCCTCATAAAACACCAGAGAGTTCACTCAGGATCAAGGCCCTACGAGTGCAGCGAATGCGGAAAATCCTTTACTCAGAATTCCAGCCTCATCGAACACCGAAGAGTCCACAGCGGAGAAAGGCCTTATAAGTGCAGCGAATGTGAGAAATCCTTTAGCCAAAGCTCTGCGCTTCTTCAACATCGGAGGGTTCACACTGGAGAGAGGCCTTATGAGTGCAGCGAATGTGGGAAATTCTTTACTTACAGTTCCAGTCTCCTAAAACACCAGAGAGTACACACTGGATCGAGGCCTTACGAGTGCGCCGAATGTGGAAAATCCTTTACTCAGAACTCTAGCCTCATTAAACACAGGAGAGTgcacactggagaaaggccttatgagtgCAGCGAATGTGGGAAGTCCTTTAGCCATAGCTCCAGCCTCATTAAGCACCGGAAAGTGCACACCGGGTAA
- the LOC115502274 gene encoding zinc finger protein 883-like isoform X1: MRQGRRSPGCRDAALSLGGGGHGVTRNGLGSRSPRPTAALRLQSPMAAAARRDPAEDVNFEDVAIDFSQEEWGLLDETQRLLYCDVMLETFALVASLDLHQQQRHGSGEKPWKRDVDRASCLKSCNIFVSRQPFTCRKVGEDFPATSGLLQHQTTPNSEEPHRGNQSGQAFHSGKSHYSCCECEKAVRHNHALGQHQSVCSGEGLYECGRCGKTFSCNYRLVRHQQIDSGQRPYECGECGKCFSQTSDLIKDWRIHSGTKPYGCRECGQLITHNFSLRKHWRIHTGERTYECSECGKVFIHKSKLIHHQRLHTRGIHYGCGECGKSFSYKSNFIEHHRVHTRERPYKCSECGKSFRQSSSLFRHQRVHTGEKPYNCSKCGKSFRQIFNLIRHRRVHTREMPYECSDCGKSFSCKSELVQHQRIHSGERPYECSECGKSFRQFSNLIRHRSVHTGERPYGCSVCGKSFSRKFILIQHQRVHTGERPYECSECGKSFTRKSDLIQHQRIHTGTRPYECNECEKSFRQRSGLIQHRRVHSGEKPYECGECGKSFSQSASLIQHQRVHTGEKPYVCIECGKTFSQSSSLIQHQRGHTGERPYECNECRKPFTHKSDLIQHQRVHTGERPYECNECGKSFSRKSNLLRHRRVHTGENP, encoded by the exons ATGAGGCAAGGAAGACGTTCTCCCGGCTGCAGAGACGCGGCTCTGAGCCTTGGAGGCGGCGGCCACGGGGTGACCCGCAACGGCCTGGGATCGAGATCTCCGCGCCCCACAGCTGCGCTCCGCCTACAGAGTCCGATGGCGGCGGCCGCGCGTAGGGACCCGGCTGAG GATGTGAACTTTGAGGATGTGGCCATTGACTTCTCCCAGGAGGAATGGGGGCTCCTTGACGAGACTCAGAGACTCCTGTACTGCGACGTGATGCTGGAGACCTTTGCACTTGTAGCATCTCTGG ACCTTCACCAGCAACAGAGGCATGGCAGTGGGGAGAAGCCCTGGAAAAGGGATGTGGACAGAGCCTCGTGTTTGAAGAGCTGCAACATCTTTGTGTCAAGACAGCCTTTCACCTGTAGGAAGGTGGGCGAGGACTTCCCAGCCACCTCGGGACTTCTGCAGCACCAGACCACTCCCAACAGTGAGGAGCCACACAGGGGCAACCAGAGCGGGCAGGCCTTTCACAGTGGAAAAAGTCACTACAGCTGTTGTGAATGTGAAAAAGCTGTCCGCCACAACCATGCACTGGGTCAGCATCAGAGTGTCTGCTCTGGAGAAGGGCTGTATGAGTGTGGCAGATGTGGGAAAACCTTCAGCTGCAACTACAGATTGGTGCGGCACCAACAAATTGACAGTGGACAAAGGCCATATGAGTGTGGTGAATGTGGGAAATGCTTTAGCCAGACTTCTGACCTCATTAAAGACTGGAGAATTCACAGTGGTACAAAGCCTTATGGATGCAGAGAATGTGGACAACTAATTACCCATAACTTCAGTCTCAGGAAACACTggagaattcacactggagaaaggaCTTATGAATGCAGTGAATGTGGAAAAGTCTTTATCCACAAATCCAAACTCATTCACCACCAGAGACTGCACACTAGAGGAATACATTATGGGTGTGGTGAATGTGGGAAATCGTTTAGCTACAAATCCAACTTCATCGAGCACCATAGAGTTCACACTAGAGAAAGGCCTTATaaatgcagtgaatgtgggaaatcctttAGACAAAGCTCTAGCCTTTTCCGACAccagagagttcacactggagaaaaaccATATAATTGCAGCAAATGCGGGAAATCCTTTAGACAAATCTTTAACCTCATTCGGCATAGGAGAGTTCACACTAGAGAAATGCCTTATGAGTGTAGTGACTGTGGGAAATCTTTTAGCTGCAAATCTGAACTCGttcaacatcagagaattcacagtGGAGAAAGACCTtatgagtgcagtgaatgtgggaagtCCTTTAGACAGTTTTCTAACCTCATTCGACACCGGAGTGTTCATactggagaaaggccttatgGGTGCAGTGTTTGTGGGAAATCCTTTAGCCGCAAATTTATCCTTATTCAACAtcagagagttcacactggagaaagaccttatgagtgcagtgaatgtggaaaaTCCTTTACCCGCAAATCTGACCTCATTCAACATCAGAGGATTCATACTGGCACAAGACCTTACGAGTGCAATGAATGTGAGAAATCTTTTAGGCAACGCTCTGGTCTTATTCAACACCGGAGAGTTCATTCTGGAGAAAAGCCATATGAGTGTGGGGAATGTGGGAAATCCTTTAGCCAAAGTGCAAGCCTTATTCAGCAccagagagttcacactggagagaagccttATGTGTGTATCGAATGTGGGAAAACCTTTAGCCAAAGCTCTAGCCTCATTCAACACCAGAGAGGTCACACTGGTGAAAGGCCTTATGAGTGCAATGAATGTAGGAAACCCTTTACCCACAAATCTGACCTCATTCAACAtcagagagttcacactggagaaaggccttatgaatgcaatgaatgtgggaaatcatTTAGCCGCAAATCTAACCTCCTTAGACACCGGAGAGTGCATACTGGAGAAAACCCTTAA